In one window of Leptidea sinapis chromosome 31, ilLepSina1.1, whole genome shotgun sequence DNA:
- the LOC126974072 gene encoding amyloid-beta-like protein isoform X1 — protein sequence MMRAGLFISVFTILLEVLHASQTINGAESQVAVLCESGASYHPQFMSAAGRWTPDLTSKPHNCLKDKMEILDYCKKVYPSHDITNIVEASHYVKVSNWCKLGSGNAAKCKVTRWVKPFRCLDNLAAEGPFQSDALLVPESCLFDHIHNQSRCWQFSRWNATAARACGQRGLRLRTFAMLLPCGISLFSGVEFVCCPKHFKENVKIHKPMEVGVPVSPGGEEMLAASAAMDERDDELLDDEDSLGDDDDDTLNLSDDDDDDDTDDDMDEDEDVDLTRDDDAEDDDYTDADDSAWPRPESSSAPSTTPSTTTTSTTTTVSTATSDPYFSHFDPRTEHQNYKDAQQRLEETHREKITKVMREWSELEDRYQQMIATDPTAAQTLRQRMTAKFQANIQSLEEEGVAERRRLAALHQQRVLAHLAQRRRTALSCYTRSLRDTPPNAHRVQKCLQRLVRALAAERSGALAAWRRAAAAGREAAAAERASAADRLQDADRALQRALSSLRRRPHLYASIGTAIEDYVQSMQSKDDMAVSLMSMTPEAEELLLDRIEAEVQREQAAREQLDVKRDQRIRQRLEIEDERAMKMQTTSGKESEEVDDEASEVNDSEDTTAAPSTPSPAPPSPSSSPTAAVSQHDQTTRAAFTQETTTTEIITSTMTEAPESETETGEISETSSRRSTGETEGEGLRAALEQAEERVPPPPAHALKHELQHTQPGYTVRGSNPAPGGSGALYPALCVGGAALAAAAAVALAVARRRDRAPSAQGFVQVEQTGAVVPTPEERHVANMQINGYENPTYKYFEVKE from the exons ACTATCAATGGCGCAGAATCCCAAGTGGCGGTGCTGTGCGAGTCTGGGGCTAGCTACCACCCGCAGTTCATGTCGGCAGCTGGGCGATGGACTCCCGACCTCACCTCCAAGCCACACAACTGCCTGAAGGATAAAATGGAAATTCTGGACTACTGCAAAaag GTTTACCCGAGCCACGACATCACAAACATTGTTGAGGCCTCGCACTATGTGAAGGTCAGTAACTGGTGTAAGCTAGGATCCGGAAACGCTGCCAAATGCAAGGTCACAAGATGGGTCAAGCCTTTCAGATGTCTTG ACAATTTGGCGGCAGAAGGTCCATTCCAATCGGACGCGCTGCTAGTTCCCGAGAGCTGTCTGTTCGACCACATCCACAACCAGAGCCGCTGCTGGCAGTTCTCCAGATGGAACGCCACCGCTGCCCGTGCCTGTGGCCAGCGGGGACTTCGTCTGAGGACCTTCGCTATGCTCCTGCCCTGCGGAATCAGCCTGTTTTCTGGTGTCGAATTTGTCTGCTGCCCGAAACATTTTAAag AGAATGTAAAAATCCATAAGCCAATGGAAGTCGGTGTTCCTGTAAGCCCTGGAGGTGAAGAAATGCTTGCGGCATCGGCGGCAATGGATGAACGCGATGATGAATTGCTTGATGATGAAGATTCGcttggtgatgatgatgatgacaccTTGAACTTAAGTgacgatgatgatgacgatgatacTGATGATG ATATGGATGAAGATGAAGACGTGGACCTAACTCGCGATGATGACGCCGAAGATGATGATTACACTGACGCTGACGACTCCGCTTGGCCGCGACCTGAATCTTCCTCCGCACCGTCAACCACTCCTTCTACTACTACCACTTCAACTACTACTACT GTATCAACTGCAACTTCTGATCCTTATTTCTCTCACTTTGACCCTCGCACCGAACATCAGAACTACAAGGATGCCCAGCAACGCTTGGAGGAAACACACCGGgaaaag ATCACAAAGGTGATGCGCGAATGGTCCGAACTTGAAGATCGTTATCAACAGATGATCGCCACAGACCCTACAGCTGCACAGACTTTACGTCAACGTATGACTGCTAAATTCCAAGCTAATATTCAG TCTCTGGAAGAGGAAGGTGTGGCAGAGCGTCGTAGACTGGCAGCACTGCATCAACAACGTGTGCTTGCCCATCTGGCGCAGAGAAGACGAACTGCTCTTTCTTGCTACACGCGCTCTCTTAGGGATACACCACCCAAT GCCCACCGTGTCCAGAAATGCCTGCAACGTTTGGTACGAGCCTTGGCCGCCGAGCGTAGTGGAGCCCTAGCTGCCTGGCGTAGGGCTGCTGCGGCAGGAAGAGAGGCGGCAGCTGCGGAACGAGCCAGTGCTGCAGACAGACTGCAG GACGCTGACCGAGCCCTTCAACGCGCCCTGTCCTCTCTTCGTCGTCGGCCACATCTCTACGCCAGCATTGGAACTGCTATTGAAGACTATGTCCAG TCGATGCAATCCAAGGATGATATGGCCGTATCGCTGATGTCCATGACTCCGGAGGCTGAAGAGCTGCTGTTAGACCGTATTGAAGCCGAAGTGCAGAGAGAACAGGCTGCTCGGGAACAGCTGGACGTTAAGAGGGACCAGCGGATCAGGCAACGACTGGAGATTGAGGACGAACGCGCCATG AAGATGCAGACGACGAGCGGCAAGGAAAGTGAGGAGGTGGATGACGAGGCGAGCGAAGTGAACGACAGCGAGGACACGACTGCGGCCCCGAGCACTCCGTCGCCTGCGCCGCCCTCCCCCTCTTCGTCCCCCACCGCCGCTGTCTCCCAGCACGACCAGACTACCCGCGCTGCTTTCACTCAGGAAACTACCACTACC GAAATCATTACCAGCACGATGACTGAAGCTCCAGAAAGTGAGACAGAAACTGGAGAGATCAGCGAGACATCCAGCCGGCGATCCACAGGCGAA ACTGAGGGCGAAGGCCTACGAGCAGCTCTGGAGCAAGCTGAGGAGCGTGTCCCACCACCACCAGCTCATGCGCTCAAGCATGAACTGCAACATACGCAGCCG GGATACACCGTCCGAGGCTCGAACCCAGCTCCTGGAGGCTCAGGCGCCCTCTACCCAGCGCTGTGTGTGGGCGGAGCTGCCCTGGCCGCTGCTGCAGCCGTCGCCCTGGCCGTGGCACGTCGCCGTGACCGAGCACCTTCAGCTCAGGGCTTCGTGCAG GTGGAGCAAACTGGCGCTGTAGTCCCTACTCCAGAGGAGCGACACGTAGCGAACATGCAAATCAACGGCTACGAAAATCCCACCTACAAATACTTTGAAGTTAAAGAATAA